The following proteins are encoded in a genomic region of Gossypium hirsutum isolate 1008001.06 chromosome D05, Gossypium_hirsutum_v2.1, whole genome shotgun sequence:
- the LOC107907212 gene encoding LOW QUALITY PROTEIN: subtilisin-like protease SBT6.1 (The sequence of the model RefSeq protein was modified relative to this genomic sequence to represent the inferred CDS: inserted 1 base in 1 codon): protein MQSRHTMLSAQSSFPLKSSLFILLLSLSLFHFKLSFRLSPNLTLTPDRTQPQASRANYIVRFIDYKPASEHRSYLESSLRSEGWEWIQRNNPAAKFPTDFGLLSIRDSVKESVIEEIERLGFVKDVNVDLIYSRGILSGAFENGRKRPGKIFTSMSFSEKEKHFHHSVLSNSSLNWSRHLLIQRSQVTSLFGADALWRKGYTGAKVKMAIFDTGIRADHPHFRNIKERTNWTNEDTLNDNLGHGTFVAGVIAGEDAECLGFAPDTEIYAFRVFTDAQVSYTSWFLDAFNYAIAINMDVLNLSIGGPDYLDLPFVEKVWEITANNIIMVSAIGNDGPLYGTLNNPADQSDVIGVGGIDYSDHIASFSSRGMSTWEIPHGYGRVKPDVVAYGREIMGSKISTGCKQLSGTSVASPVVAGVVCLLVSIIPENRRKEILNPASMKQALVEGAAKLVGPNMYEQGAGRVDLLESFEILKSYQPRASIFPSILDYTNCPYTWPFCRQALYSGAMPVIFNATILNGMGVIGYVQSPPTWHPSTEEGNLLRIHFTYSEVIWPWTGYLALHMQIKEEGAHFSGVIEGNVTVRXFSPPAQGEKTARTSTCVLQLKLNVVPTPPRSKRILWDQFHSIKYPPGYIPRDSLDVRNDILDWHGDHLHTNFHIMFNMLRDAGYYVETLGSPFTCFDASHYGTLLLVDLEDEYFQEEIEKLRDDVINTGLGLAVFAEWYNVDTMVKMRFFDDNTRSWWTPVTGGANIPALNDLLEPFGIAFGDKILNGDFSIDGEHSRYASGTDIVRFPRDGYIHSFPFLDSSESGATQNVLLNSGMNKADSPILGLLDAGEGHIAVYGDSNCLDSSHMVTNCYWLLRKILDFTGSNIKDPVLFSESAKQDVPLYEDDNRLPSRRTDVNYTLYSAVTGKDLICRSDSRFEVWGTKGYNLHVRGRNKIMPGHHVIDLGRGLNSTFGSSRSRRPKFTKKRKGDSLGNRYFSLLYRDELDVPELVASHWVVPAIVAVTGFVLILSIWRIHHKRRRRRRSASGRLANL, encoded by the exons ATGCAATCCCGCCACACCATGCTCTCTGCTCAATCTTCGTTTCCTCTCAAATCCTCCCTTTTCATTCTTCTTCTCTCCCTTTCCCTTTTCCATTTCAAGCTCTCTTTCCGTTTGTCCCCTAACCTAACCCTAACCCCTGATCGAACCCAACCCCAAGCCTCCCGTGCCAACTACATCGTTCGGTTCATCGATTACAAACCGGCTTCCGAACACCGTTCGTACTTAGAATCCAGCCTCCGATCCGAAGGTTGGGAGTGGATCCAGAGAAATAACCCCGCTGCTAAGTTCCCCACGGATTTTGGGTTGCTTTCGATCAGGGATTCGGTAAAAGAATCCGTCATTGAGGAGATTGAAAGGCTGGGGTTTGTTAAAGATGTCAACGTTGATTTGATCTATAGTAGGGGTATCCTTAGTGGTGCTTTTGAGAATGGGCGAAAACGACCCGGGAAGATTTTTACTTCGATGTCGTTTAGTGAAAAAGAGAAACATTTCCACCATTCGGTTTTAAGTAATTCCTCACTTAATTGGAGTCGCCATCTTTTGATACAG AGGTCTCAAGTTACTTCCTTGTTCGGAGCGGATGCTCTTTGGAGAAAAGGGTATACTGGTGCTAAAGTCAAAATGGCTATTTTCGACACTGGAATACGTGCTGATCATCCTCACTTCCGAAACATTAAG GAACGAACTAATTGGACCAATGAGGATACTTTGAATGATAATCTTGGACATGGGACCTTTGTGGCTGGTGTTATTGCTGGTGAGGACGCAGAATGTCTTGGCTTTGCACCAGATACTGAAATTTATGCTTTCCGTGTTTTTACTGATGCACAG GTATCATATACATCTTGGTTCCTTGATGCTTTCAACTATGCTATTGCAATCAACATGGATGTGCTAAACTTGAGCATAGGTGGACCTGATTACTTGGATCTCCCATTTGTAGAGAAG GTTTGGGAAATAACAGCCAATAATATTATTATGGTATCAGCCATTGGAAATGATGGGCCATTGTATGGCACTTTAAACAACCCAGCAGACCAAAGTGATGTTATTGGTGTTGGTGGAATCGATTATAGTGATCACATAGCCTCATTTTCATCACGTGGCATGAGTACTTGGGAGATTCCTCATGG TTATGGTCGTGTCAAACCAGATGTTGTGGCATATGGGCGGGAAATTATGGGATCCAAGATCAGTACTGGTTGTAAACAATTATCAGGCACTAGTGTGGCAAGTCCTGTGGTTGCGGGTGTTGTATGCCTGCTTGTTAGTATCATTCCTGAGAACAGAAGAAAGGAGATTCTAAATCCTGCAAGCATGAAACAAGCTTTGGTTGAGGGTGCTGCTAAGCTTGTTGGTCCTAACATGTATGAGCAGGGTGCAGGGAGAGTAGATCT ATTAGAATCATTTGAAATTTTGAAGAGCTATCAACCTCGTGCAAGCATCTTCCCTAGCATTCTTGATTACACAAATTGTCCATATACCTGGCCCTTTTGTCGTCAAGCACTCTATTCTGGGGCTATGCCTGTGATATTTAATGCTACTATTCTGAATGGGATGGGTGTCATTGGATATGTTCAGAGTCCACCAACATGGCATCCTTCAACTGAGGAAGGGAATCTTCTACGCATTCACTTTACTTATTCAGAAGTTATCTGGCCTTGGACTGGTTACTTAGCACTGCACATGCAAATTAAGGAAGAAGGTGCACATTTTTCTGGTGTGATTGAGGGCAATGTAACTGTTA ATTTCAGTCCTCCTGCCCAAGGGGAGAAAACTGCTCGAACTAGTACTTGTGTGCTTCAGTTGAAATTGAATGTGGTTCCAACCCCACCGCGATCGAAACGTATTTTGTGGGATCAGTTTCACAGTATTAAATATCCTCCTGGATATATTCCAAGAGACTCATTGGATGTGCGTAATGACATTCTTGATTGGCATGGGGATCACCTGCATACAAATTTTCACATTATGTTCAACATGTTGCGAGATGCTGGCTATTATGTTGAGACGCTCGGTTCTCCTTTTACATGCTTTGATGCTAGCCACTATGGGACACTTTTGCTGGTTGATCTTGAGGATGAGTACTTTCAAGAAGAGATTGAAAAGCTCAGGGACGATGTTATTAATACTGGGTTGGGGTTGGCTGTGTTTGCTGAGTGGTATAATGTGGACACAATGGTTAAAATGAGATTTTTTGATGACAACACAAGGAGCTGGTGGACACCGGTAACCGGAGGTGCAAATATTCCTGCACTAAATGATCTTTTGGAACCATTTGGGATTGCTTTTGGGGATAAGATTCTGAATGGTGACTTTTCTATTGATGGTGAGCATAGTCGATATGCATCTGGAACAGATATAGTGAGGTTTCCAAGAGATGGGTATATTCACAGCTTTCCTTTTTTGGATAGCTCAGAAAGTGGGGCCACTCAGAATGTGCTACTGAATTCGGGCATGAACAAG GCAGACTCCCCTATCCTTGGCCTGTTAGATGCTGGTGAAGGTCACATAGCTGTATATGGAGACTCGAACTGCCTGGACAGCAGCCATATGGTTACTAACTGCTATTGGCTTCTAAGAAAAATATTGGATTTCACTGGTTCAAATATTAAAGATCCAGTGCTTTTCTCAGAGTCTGCAAAGCAAGATGTGCCGTTGTATGAAGATGACAACCGCCTACCATCTCGAAGAACTGATGTAAATTACACTCTGTATTCTGCTGTCACAGGGAAGGATTTAATCTGTCGAAGTGATTCTAGATTTGAAGTGTGGGGAACTAAAGGATACAATTTACACGTTAGGGGAAGAAACAAAATAATGCCAGGTCATCATGTTATTGACTTGGGGAGAGGCTTAAATTCCACTTTCGGTTCTTCCAGATCAAGGCGTCCCAAGTTcacaaagaaaaggaaaggtGATTCTCTTGGAAACAGGTACTTTAGTCTCCTGTACAGAGATGAG CTGGATGTGCCTGAACTAGTTGCAAGTCATTGGGTTGTACCAGCGATAGTAGCAGTTACAG GCTTTGTACTTATTTTGAGCATTTGGCGGATTCATCATAAACGGCGGAGGCGAAGGCGATCTGCCTCGGGTCGGTTGGCCAACCTATAG
- the LOC107907210 gene encoding uncharacterized protein isoform X2: MTRGLVLCSQTRTIAKLSFFLPYPKLWFKPHCHHHPCYGPQNIPSARVFCHCVSSQTLNLVDMAKYNEAFSRRMAMAGIKHHNRIALGVSGGPDSMALCVLAASWKTEGLYGFDNSGKFIDGLFAIIVDHGLRSESKDEASLVGNRVSEMGIRCKIVRCDWLNGKPKQGHLQESARDMRYKIFQDVCMQNQISVLLVAHHADDQAELFILRSSRDSGVLGLAGMAFTSQVFSSHTNFCNNDWKNHSVLLVRPLLDFSKEDMYKICQGSNRGWVEDPTNRSPLFARNRIRASLGNLLSGTFNSELQAVISVCRRTRIYVDQICNSLIKQSITVMDFVSQRQRPIRGSTSKLLLQYIRTIPCKTSLTAAGCYICPAPGSKGFKALVCCSVDCPLPSNAESFHTFSNVEEKHCFSDELEQIIANGKSYSNNNLVTNSSQAQFLDMRSQSVLDEARRLDVISESTHRNIISLQREEVSHFKSKTDEVASGCESKQGTEHIAAFLSEPLLPGQTCYFMNRFIISWKLSKEISSNWFRGEPLSLSYLEGDDHCCCVNEDEMVAKVRTTIDADWLYLAKLTKLPHSDNFEATRLPLTGKITCSDYSRLSAKVALKTLKSIPVAARKSIPVLVDDHGRLLSIPSIGFKHCPCMKASAVFKPRVPLGGGHSSFL, translated from the exons ATGACGCGAGGACTTGTCCTCTGTTCACAAACCAGAACCATCGCCAAGCTTTCCTTTTTCCTCCCGTATCCCAAATTATGGTTCAAGCCCCACTGCCACCATCACCCCTGTTATGGACCCCAAAATATACCTTCAGCGCGCGTCTTTTGTCATTGCGTTAGCTCCCAAACGCTAAACTTAGTAGATATGGCTAAGTACAATGAAGCTTTCTCCAGGCGAATGGCCATGGCTGGAATCAAACACCACAACCGTATTG CTCTAGGTGTATCCGGGGGACCGGATAGCATGGCTTTGTGTGTTCTAGCTGCTAGTTGGAAAACTGAAGGCCTATATGGATTTGACAACAGTGGCAAATTCATTGATGGTCTTTTCGCAATAATTGTTGATCATGGGCTACGTTCAGAAAGCAAAGATGAAGCAAGTCTTGTGGGAAATCGGGTTTCAGAAATGG GAATCAGATGCAAGATTGTCCGTTGTGATTGGTTGAATGGGAAGCCTAAACAAGGTCACTTGCAAGAATCTGCTCGAGACATGAG GTATAAAATATTTCAAGATGTTTGTATGCAAAACCAGATCAGTGTTTTACTTGTTGCACATCATGCAGATGACCAG GCTGAGTTATTCATTCTTAGATCATCTCGTGATAGTGGGGTCCTTGGACTTGCTGGCATGGCATTCACATCTCAAGTGTTTTCCTCTCATACAAATTTTTGTAACAATGATTGGAAAAATCATAGTGTTCTTCTAGTGCGGCCTCTGCTTGATTTTTCAAAAGAAGACATGTACAAG atATGTCAAGGGAGTAACCGGGGTTGGGTTGAAGATCCTACAAATCGAAGTCCATTATTTGCTCGGAATAGGATTAGGGCATCATTAGGAAATTTGTTATCAG GTACCTTTAATTCTGAGCTACAAGCAGTTATTTCTGTCTGTCGAAGAACACGCATCTATGTTGATCAAATTTGTAACAGTTTAATAAAGCAGTCCATTACCGTAATGGAT TTTGTTTCACAAAGGCAGAGGCCAATCAGAGGCAGTACTTCAAAATTGCTGTTGCAATACATACGTACCATCCCATGCAAG actTCCCTGACTGCTGCTGGTTGCTACATTTGTCCGGCTCCTGGATCTAAGGGCTTCAAAGCTCTCGTCTGCTGCTCTGTTGATTGTCCTCTGCCTTCAAATGCAGAATCATTTCACACATTTTCTAATGTAGAAGAGAAGCATTGCTTTTCAGATGAGCTGGAACAAATTATAGCGAATGGGAAATCATATTCTAATAATAACCTGGTCACCAATTCATCCCAAGCGCAGTTTTTGGACATGAGATCTCAATCAGTACTAGATGAAGCCCGGAGATTAGATGTTATCAGTGAATCAACTCATAGAAACATTATCTCATTGCAAAGGGAGGAAGTCAGTCATTTTAAGTCTAAAACTGATGAAGTTGCATCTGGGTGTGAGTCAAAGCAGGGAACTGAACATATTGCTGCATTTCTGAGTGAACCACTCCTCCCAGGGCAAACATGCTACTTTATGAACCGATTCATTATCTCATGGAAACTAAGCAAGGAAATCAGTAGCAATTGGTTTCGTGGGGAACCTCTTTCTCTTTCATATTTGGAAGGGGACGATCATTGCTGCTGTGTAAATGAGGATGAAATGGTAGCCAAGGTACGTACCACGATTGATGCTGATTGGCTCTATCTAGCAAAGTTGACAAAGTTGCCACATTCAGATAATTTTGAAGCGACAAGACTTCCATTAACTGGTAAGATAACATGCTCGGATTATTCAAGGTTGTCAGCAAAAGTAGCTCTTAAAACACTGAAATCCATCCCAGTTGCAGCAAGAAAAAGCATCCCTGTACTGGTTGATGATCATGGACGGCTACTAAGCATCCCG AGTATTGGCTTTAAACATTGCCCTTGCATGAAGGCTTCTGCTGTATTCAAGCCAAGGGTACCACTTGGAGGAGGACACAGTTCCTTTCTGTAG
- the LOC107907210 gene encoding uncharacterized protein isoform X1: protein MTRGLVLCSQTRTIAKLSFFLPYPKLWFKPHCHHHPCYGPQNIPSARVFCHCVSSQTLNLVDMAKYNEAFSRRMAMAGIKHHNRIALGVSGGPDSMALCVLAASWKTEGLYGFDNSGKFIDGLFAIIVDHGLRSESKDEASLVGNRVSEMGIRCKIVRCDWLNGKPKQGHLQESARDMRYKIFQDVCMQNQISVLLVAHHADDQAELFILRSSRDSGVLGLAGMAFTSQVFSSHTNFCNNDWKNHSVLLVRPLLDFSKEDMYKICQGSNRGWVEDPTNRSPLFARNRIRASLGNLLSGTFNSELQAVISVCRRTRIYVDQICNSLIKQSITVMDQGFAVINLKTLNPSKIEDICLSKFITLVLQFVSQRQRPIRGSTSKLLLQYIRTIPCKTSLTAAGCYICPAPGSKGFKALVCCSVDCPLPSNAESFHTFSNVEEKHCFSDELEQIIANGKSYSNNNLVTNSSQAQFLDMRSQSVLDEARRLDVISESTHRNIISLQREEVSHFKSKTDEVASGCESKQGTEHIAAFLSEPLLPGQTCYFMNRFIISWKLSKEISSNWFRGEPLSLSYLEGDDHCCCVNEDEMVAKVRTTIDADWLYLAKLTKLPHSDNFEATRLPLTGKITCSDYSRLSAKVALKTLKSIPVAARKSIPVLVDDHGRLLSIPSIGFKHCPCMKASAVFKPRVPLGGGHSSFL, encoded by the exons ATGACGCGAGGACTTGTCCTCTGTTCACAAACCAGAACCATCGCCAAGCTTTCCTTTTTCCTCCCGTATCCCAAATTATGGTTCAAGCCCCACTGCCACCATCACCCCTGTTATGGACCCCAAAATATACCTTCAGCGCGCGTCTTTTGTCATTGCGTTAGCTCCCAAACGCTAAACTTAGTAGATATGGCTAAGTACAATGAAGCTTTCTCCAGGCGAATGGCCATGGCTGGAATCAAACACCACAACCGTATTG CTCTAGGTGTATCCGGGGGACCGGATAGCATGGCTTTGTGTGTTCTAGCTGCTAGTTGGAAAACTGAAGGCCTATATGGATTTGACAACAGTGGCAAATTCATTGATGGTCTTTTCGCAATAATTGTTGATCATGGGCTACGTTCAGAAAGCAAAGATGAAGCAAGTCTTGTGGGAAATCGGGTTTCAGAAATGG GAATCAGATGCAAGATTGTCCGTTGTGATTGGTTGAATGGGAAGCCTAAACAAGGTCACTTGCAAGAATCTGCTCGAGACATGAG GTATAAAATATTTCAAGATGTTTGTATGCAAAACCAGATCAGTGTTTTACTTGTTGCACATCATGCAGATGACCAG GCTGAGTTATTCATTCTTAGATCATCTCGTGATAGTGGGGTCCTTGGACTTGCTGGCATGGCATTCACATCTCAAGTGTTTTCCTCTCATACAAATTTTTGTAACAATGATTGGAAAAATCATAGTGTTCTTCTAGTGCGGCCTCTGCTTGATTTTTCAAAAGAAGACATGTACAAG atATGTCAAGGGAGTAACCGGGGTTGGGTTGAAGATCCTACAAATCGAAGTCCATTATTTGCTCGGAATAGGATTAGGGCATCATTAGGAAATTTGTTATCAG GTACCTTTAATTCTGAGCTACAAGCAGTTATTTCTGTCTGTCGAAGAACACGCATCTATGTTGATCAAATTTGTAACAGTTTAATAAAGCAGTCCATTACCGTAATGGAT CAAGGTTTTGCAGTTATCAATTTAAAGACACTTAATCCATCAAAAATTGAGGATATATGTCTGTCTAAATTTATTACATTGGTTTTACAG TTTGTTTCACAAAGGCAGAGGCCAATCAGAGGCAGTACTTCAAAATTGCTGTTGCAATACATACGTACCATCCCATGCAAG actTCCCTGACTGCTGCTGGTTGCTACATTTGTCCGGCTCCTGGATCTAAGGGCTTCAAAGCTCTCGTCTGCTGCTCTGTTGATTGTCCTCTGCCTTCAAATGCAGAATCATTTCACACATTTTCTAATGTAGAAGAGAAGCATTGCTTTTCAGATGAGCTGGAACAAATTATAGCGAATGGGAAATCATATTCTAATAATAACCTGGTCACCAATTCATCCCAAGCGCAGTTTTTGGACATGAGATCTCAATCAGTACTAGATGAAGCCCGGAGATTAGATGTTATCAGTGAATCAACTCATAGAAACATTATCTCATTGCAAAGGGAGGAAGTCAGTCATTTTAAGTCTAAAACTGATGAAGTTGCATCTGGGTGTGAGTCAAAGCAGGGAACTGAACATATTGCTGCATTTCTGAGTGAACCACTCCTCCCAGGGCAAACATGCTACTTTATGAACCGATTCATTATCTCATGGAAACTAAGCAAGGAAATCAGTAGCAATTGGTTTCGTGGGGAACCTCTTTCTCTTTCATATTTGGAAGGGGACGATCATTGCTGCTGTGTAAATGAGGATGAAATGGTAGCCAAGGTACGTACCACGATTGATGCTGATTGGCTCTATCTAGCAAAGTTGACAAAGTTGCCACATTCAGATAATTTTGAAGCGACAAGACTTCCATTAACTGGTAAGATAACATGCTCGGATTATTCAAGGTTGTCAGCAAAAGTAGCTCTTAAAACACTGAAATCCATCCCAGTTGCAGCAAGAAAAAGCATCCCTGTACTGGTTGATGATCATGGACGGCTACTAAGCATCCCG AGTATTGGCTTTAAACATTGCCCTTGCATGAAGGCTTCTGCTGTATTCAAGCCAAGGGTACCACTTGGAGGAGGACACAGTTCCTTTCTGTAG
- the LOC107907213 gene encoding proline-rich receptor-like protein kinase PERK1: MSSAPPGATPAPTSPLPATNTTSPPPTAAATPPPTTTPSPPPVTPSAPPPSTTPSPPPPSTSSPPPSSSASPPPPATESPPPSSSNPSPPPPSSSTPSPPPPPRSPGTASPPPPPRNSGTPSPPPPPSDSSNETPTGLIVGVAIGGVAILLVLGLLFLCCKKKRRRRDEESYYMPPPPTGPKDDPYGGQQYRWQQNPPPRVEQFGAVAPKPTPPPVTAWRPPSPGQSSTPPPPFISSSGGSGSNYSGSENPLPPPSPGISLGFSKSTFSYEELARATDGFSEVNLLGQGGFGYVHKGVLPNGKEVAVKQLKAGSGQGEREFQAEVEIISRVHHKHLVSLVGYCISGTIRMLVYEFVPNNTLEFHLHGKGRLTMDWPTRMKIALGSAKGLAYLHEDCHPKIIHRDIKAANILLDFKFEAKVADFGLAKIASDVNTHVSTRVMGTFGYLAPEYASSGKLTDKSDVFSFGVMLLELITGHRPVGSSFMDDSLVDWARPLLTKALDGNFDGLVDPKLQKEYNHNEMTRMVACAAACVRHSARRRPRMSQIVRALEGDASLSDLNEGMRPGQSGVYSSYGSSDYDTSQYNEDMKKFRKMALGTQEFGASSEYSEPTSEYGLYPSGSSNEGQTTREMEMGKMKRNSYGFSGNSTS; encoded by the exons ATGTCATCGGCACCGCCGGGGGCTACTCCAGCCCCAACATCACCACTGCCAGCAACCAATACTACATCCCCGCCTCCAACAGCTGCCGCGACTCCGCCGCCTACTACTACTCCTTCCCCACCACCCGTTACCCCATCAGCTCCTCCTCCTTCTACCACTCCATCCCCTCCTCCTCCTTCCACTTCATCACCTCCGCCTTCATCCTCTGCCTCTCCACCTCCTCCGGCCACTGAATCCCCACCCCCATCATCCTCAAATCCTTCCCCTCCGCCGCCTTCCTCATCAACACCATCTCCGCCGCCGCCACCGAGGAGTCCCGGTACTGCATCTCCACCACCGCCTCCGAGGAATTCCGGGACTCCATCTCCTCCTCCGCCTCCGTCTGATTCCAGTAATGAGACGCCGACGGGGCTCATAGTGGGGGTAGCAATAGGGGGAGTGGCGATATTGTTGGTTTTGGGTTTGTTGTTTTTATGTtgtaagaagaagagaagaagaagagatgAGGAAAGTTACTACATGCCTCCTCCACCTACTGGACCCAAAG ATGATCCGTATGGTGGCCAGCAGTACCGGTGGCAACAAAATCCTCCTCCGCGTGTGGAGCAATTTGGTGCTGTGGCTCCAAAGCCGACTCCTCCACCAGTTACAGCATGGCGACCTCCATCTCCAGGACAATCTTCTACACCTCCTCCACCTTTCATTAGCAGCAGTGGAGGTTCTGGCTCTAATTATTCAGGTTCTGAAAACCCGCTTCCGCCTCCGTCACCTGGTATTTCCTTAGGTTTCTCGAAAAGCACTTTTAGCTATGAAGAATTAGCGAGAGCAACGGATGGCTTCTCGGAAGTTAACCTTCTTGGACAAGGGGGTTTTGGGTATGTACACAAAGGAGTTCTCCCTAATGGGAAGGAAGTAGCAGTTAAGCAACTCAAGGCTGGAAGTGGGCAAGGCGAGAGAGAATTTCAGGCTGAAGTTGAGATCATTAGCCGTGTCCATCACAAACATCTCGTCTCATTGGTCGGATACTGTATTTCTGGGACAATAAGAATGCTTGTTTATGAGTTTGTTCCAAACAACACCTTGGAGTTTCACTTGCATG GGAAGGGGCGACTGACCATGGATTGGCCGACAAGGATGAAAATTGCTTTAGGATCTGCAAAAGGACTGGCATATCTTCATGAAGATT GTCATCCTAAGATCATTCACCGTGATATTAAGGCCGCTAATATTCTGTTGGATTTCAAGTTTGAAGCAAAG GTTGCTGATTTTGGACTAGCGAAAATTGCTTCCGATGTCAACACGCACGTCTCCACCAGGGTGATGGGTACTTTCGG GTATTTAGCCCCTGAGTATGCTTCAAGTGGAAAGCTCACTGATAAATCAGATGTTTTCTCCTTCGGAGTCATGCTTTTGGAGTTGATTACTGGACACAGACCGGTTGGCTCTTCTTTTATGGATGACAGTTTGGTGGATTGG GCTAGGCCTTTGCTCACAAAAGCTTTGGATGGAAACTTTGATGGTCTGGTTGATCCAAAGTTACAAAAAGAATATAACCACAACGAGATGACTCGTATGGTTGCTTGTGCTGCAGCTTGTGTACGACATTCAGCAAGACGTAGACCGCGGATGAGCCAG ATAGTCCGTGCTTTAGAAGGAGATGCATCATTGTCTGATCTTAACGAAGGAATGAGACCCGGACAGAGCGGTGTCTACAGCTCTTACGGAAGCTCAGACTACGACACGAGCCAATACAATGAAGATATGAAAAAGTTCAGGAAGATGGCTTTGGGTACTCAAGAATTCGGTGCTAGTAGCGAGTACAGTGAACCAACCAGTGAATACGGTTTATACCCTTCCGGCTCGAGCAATGAAGGCCAAACCACCCGCGAAATGGAGATGGGAAAGATGAAGAGGAATAGCTATGGATTCAGCGGAAATTCAACCTCTTAA
- the LOC107907210 gene encoding uncharacterized protein isoform X3, with the protein MQAELFILRSSRDSGVLGLAGMAFTSQVFSSHTNFCNNDWKNHSVLLVRPLLDFSKEDMYKICQGSNRGWVEDPTNRSPLFARNRIRASLGNLLSGTFNSELQAVISVCRRTRIYVDQICNSLIKQSITVMDQGFAVINLKTLNPSKIEDICLSKFITLVLQFVSQRQRPIRGSTSKLLLQYIRTIPCKTSLTAAGCYICPAPGSKGFKALVCCSVDCPLPSNAESFHTFSNVEEKHCFSDELEQIIANGKSYSNNNLVTNSSQAQFLDMRSQSVLDEARRLDVISESTHRNIISLQREEVSHFKSKTDEVASGCESKQGTEHIAAFLSEPLLPGQTCYFMNRFIISWKLSKEISSNWFRGEPLSLSYLEGDDHCCCVNEDEMVAKVRTTIDADWLYLAKLTKLPHSDNFEATRLPLTGKITCSDYSRLSAKVALKTLKSIPVAARKSIPVLVDDHGRLLSIPSIGFKHCPCMKASAVFKPRVPLGGGHSSFL; encoded by the exons ATGCAGGCTGAGTTATTCATTCTTAGATCATCTCGTGATAGTGGGGTCCTTGGACTTGCTGGCATGGCATTCACATCTCAAGTGTTTTCCTCTCATACAAATTTTTGTAACAATGATTGGAAAAATCATAGTGTTCTTCTAGTGCGGCCTCTGCTTGATTTTTCAAAAGAAGACATGTACAAG atATGTCAAGGGAGTAACCGGGGTTGGGTTGAAGATCCTACAAATCGAAGTCCATTATTTGCTCGGAATAGGATTAGGGCATCATTAGGAAATTTGTTATCAG GTACCTTTAATTCTGAGCTACAAGCAGTTATTTCTGTCTGTCGAAGAACACGCATCTATGTTGATCAAATTTGTAACAGTTTAATAAAGCAGTCCATTACCGTAATGGAT CAAGGTTTTGCAGTTATCAATTTAAAGACACTTAATCCATCAAAAATTGAGGATATATGTCTGTCTAAATTTATTACATTGGTTTTACAG TTTGTTTCACAAAGGCAGAGGCCAATCAGAGGCAGTACTTCAAAATTGCTGTTGCAATACATACGTACCATCCCATGCAAG actTCCCTGACTGCTGCTGGTTGCTACATTTGTCCGGCTCCTGGATCTAAGGGCTTCAAAGCTCTCGTCTGCTGCTCTGTTGATTGTCCTCTGCCTTCAAATGCAGAATCATTTCACACATTTTCTAATGTAGAAGAGAAGCATTGCTTTTCAGATGAGCTGGAACAAATTATAGCGAATGGGAAATCATATTCTAATAATAACCTGGTCACCAATTCATCCCAAGCGCAGTTTTTGGACATGAGATCTCAATCAGTACTAGATGAAGCCCGGAGATTAGATGTTATCAGTGAATCAACTCATAGAAACATTATCTCATTGCAAAGGGAGGAAGTCAGTCATTTTAAGTCTAAAACTGATGAAGTTGCATCTGGGTGTGAGTCAAAGCAGGGAACTGAACATATTGCTGCATTTCTGAGTGAACCACTCCTCCCAGGGCAAACATGCTACTTTATGAACCGATTCATTATCTCATGGAAACTAAGCAAGGAAATCAGTAGCAATTGGTTTCGTGGGGAACCTCTTTCTCTTTCATATTTGGAAGGGGACGATCATTGCTGCTGTGTAAATGAGGATGAAATGGTAGCCAAGGTACGTACCACGATTGATGCTGATTGGCTCTATCTAGCAAAGTTGACAAAGTTGCCACATTCAGATAATTTTGAAGCGACAAGACTTCCATTAACTGGTAAGATAACATGCTCGGATTATTCAAGGTTGTCAGCAAAAGTAGCTCTTAAAACACTGAAATCCATCCCAGTTGCAGCAAGAAAAAGCATCCCTGTACTGGTTGATGATCATGGACGGCTACTAAGCATCCCG AGTATTGGCTTTAAACATTGCCCTTGCATGAAGGCTTCTGCTGTATTCAAGCCAAGGGTACCACTTGGAGGAGGACACAGTTCCTTTCTGTAG